Proteins encoded together in one Paracoccus sp. SMMA_5_TC window:
- a CDS encoding bifunctional metallophosphatase/5'-nucleotidase: MKRWLLVSAAMLALSTGAAQAEYTLHVLHINDFHSRIEPINKYDSTCDAETEAKNECFGGVARLATKINELRDSLKAEGQNVIVLDAGDQYQGSLFYTTYKGKDTVEFMNAIGFDAMAVGNHEFDDGPEGLQILAEGVRFPVISGNLDLSQSPELNGKIGDKLTLDVGGEKIGIVSALAMDTPETASPGDKVIFMDDMESLRGDVQELTEAGVNKIIALTHHGYKRDQQVAAEVTGIDAVIGGHSHTLLGQFEGAEGAYPTMVKNADGVDVPVAQAYAYGKYLGHLVLTWDDDGKLIRAEGQPILLDSSVEPDPKLAARVKEMAAPIEALKQKRVAEIKAPIDGDRSNCRVRECAMGSLVADAMLARVRDQGITIAIQNGGGLRASIDAGEVTMGDVLSVLPFQNTLSTFQLKGEDVVAALENGASQIEEGAGRFAQVAGLRYTLDTGAPAGNRISEVQVRNGNDWVPIDPQAVYGVVSHNYMRSGGDGYKVFADKAMNAYDFGPDLADVLAEYLARQGPDFEARTDGRITVK, from the coding sequence ATGAAACGCTGGCTATTGGTCTCGGCGGCGATGCTGGCCCTGTCGACGGGTGCGGCGCAGGCGGAATACACGCTGCACGTGCTGCACATAAACGATTTTCACAGCCGCATCGAACCGATCAACAAATACGACAGCACCTGCGACGCCGAAACCGAGGCCAAGAACGAATGTTTCGGCGGTGTGGCCCGTCTGGCCACCAAGATCAACGAATTGCGCGACAGTCTGAAGGCCGAGGGGCAGAACGTGATTGTTCTGGATGCTGGCGACCAGTATCAGGGCAGCCTTTTCTACACCACCTACAAGGGCAAGGACACGGTCGAGTTCATGAACGCCATCGGCTTTGACGCCATGGCCGTGGGCAATCACGAATTCGACGATGGCCCCGAGGGGCTGCAGATTCTGGCCGAGGGCGTCAGGTTTCCGGTGATTTCGGGCAACCTCGACCTGTCGCAATCGCCCGAGCTTAACGGCAAGATCGGCGACAAGCTGACGCTTGATGTCGGTGGGGAAAAGATCGGAATTGTCTCTGCTCTGGCTATGGATACGCCCGAGACCGCATCGCCGGGCGACAAGGTCATCTTCATGGACGACATGGAAAGCCTGCGCGGTGATGTGCAGGAACTGACCGAGGCGGGCGTCAACAAGATCATCGCGCTGACCCATCACGGCTACAAGCGCGATCAGCAGGTCGCGGCCGAAGTCACCGGGATTGATGCAGTCATCGGTGGCCACAGCCATACCTTGCTGGGTCAGTTCGAGGGCGCCGAGGGCGCGTATCCGACCATGGTCAAGAACGCCGATGGCGTGGACGTTCCGGTGGCTCAGGCCTATGCCTATGGCAAGTATCTTGGCCATCTGGTGCTGACATGGGACGATGATGGCAAGCTGATACGCGCCGAGGGTCAGCCGATCCTGCTGGACAGTTCGGTCGAGCCGGATCCGAAGCTGGCGGCGCGGGTCAAGGAGATGGCCGCCCCGATCGAGGCGCTGAAGCAGAAGCGTGTGGCCGAGATCAAGGCGCCCATCGATGGCGACCGCAGCAATTGCCGGGTGCGCGAGTGCGCGATGGGCAGCCTGGTCGCCGATGCGATGCTGGCACGGGTGCGCGATCAGGGCATCACCATCGCGATCCAGAACGGCGGCGGCCTGCGTGCCTCGATCGATGCGGGCGAGGTGACGATGGGGGATGTGCTTTCCGTGCTGCCTTTCCAGAACACGCTGTCCACCTTTCAGTTGAAGGGCGAAGATGTCGTCGCCGCGCTGGAAAACGGCGCCAGCCAGATCGAGGAGGGTGCTGGCCGTTTCGCCCAGGTGGCGGGACTGCGCTACACTCTGGACACTGGCGCGCCGGCAGGAAACCGCATCAGCGAGGTTCAGGTGCGCAACGGCAATGACTGGGTGCCGATCGACCCGCAGGCCGTCTATGGCGTGGTGTCGCACAATTACATGCGAAGCGGCGGCGATGGCTACAAGGTGTTTGCCGACAAGGCCATGAACGCCTATGATTTTGGTCCCGATCTGGCCGATGTGCTGGCTGAATATCTGGCCAGGCAGGGCCCCGATTTCGAGGCGCGCACCGACGGTCGTATCACCGTGAAGTGA
- a CDS encoding DUF952 domain-containing protein, which yields MLIYKVFRPAEFAALEQHGSSRGSAADLADGYIHLSTAGQLPGTLARHFAGETPLHLLALDSQSLAELRWEPSRGGDLFPHLYRELRQQDIAFSRVLTLGPDGHDIGALP from the coding sequence ATGCTGATCTACAAGGTTTTCCGTCCGGCCGAGTTTGCGGCCCTCGAACAGCACGGCAGCAGTCGCGGCTCGGCCGCGGATCTGGCTGACGGCTATATTCATCTGTCCACCGCCGGCCAGCTGCCCGGCACCCTGGCCCGCCATTTCGCCGGCGAAACGCCTTTGCATCTGCTTGCGCTGGACAGCCAGAGCCTTGCCGAACTGCGGTGGGAGCCATCGCGCGGCGGCGATCTGTTCCCCCATCTTTACCGGGAACTGCGCCAGCAGGACATCGCCTTCAGCCGCGTCCTGACCCTGGGACCGGATGGCCACGACATCGGAGCGCTGCCATGA
- a CDS encoding quinone-dependent dihydroorotate dehydrogenase, giving the protein MTTIERLGLAALHRLDPERAHDLSIRALRQGLVPLHGQPFTSERLRLDLAGMELPNPVGLAAGYDKNALVIDQLGRAGFGFVEVGAATPRPQPGNPRPRLFRLTRDRAVINRFGFNNDGAQVIARRLAGRKPGPVPVGLNIGANKDSSDRSADFAEVVRTAGAFVDFLTVNVSSPNTERLRDLQGAEALTMLLQNVLDARDALVNRPAVFVKIAPDLDDAGLADIATVALNLQLDGIIATNTTLAREGLVSAQAGEAGGLSGAPLFRKSTRVLARLYRETGGRIPLIGVGGISSADEAWQKLRAGASAVQIYSALVYQGFSLAARIAQDIDQRLQQERITLAELTGSGHADWV; this is encoded by the coding sequence ATGACCACCATTGAACGCCTGGGGCTGGCCGCCCTGCACCGGCTTGACCCCGAACGTGCGCATGATCTGTCGATTCGGGCATTGCGCCAAGGACTGGTGCCTCTGCACGGGCAGCCTTTCACCTCGGAACGGTTGCGTCTGGATCTGGCGGGGATGGAGCTGCCCAATCCGGTCGGGCTGGCGGCCGGCTATGACAAGAATGCGCTTGTGATCGACCAACTGGGCCGCGCCGGCTTCGGCTTTGTCGAGGTGGGGGCGGCGACACCGCGGCCACAGCCGGGCAATCCCCGCCCGCGCCTGTTCCGCCTGACGCGCGACCGCGCCGTCATCAACCGCTTCGGCTTCAACAACGATGGTGCGCAGGTGATCGCGCGTCGTCTGGCCGGTCGCAAGCCGGGGCCGGTTCCGGTCGGGTTGAACATCGGTGCAAACAAGGACAGCAGCGACCGCAGCGCCGATTTTGCCGAGGTCGTGCGCACCGCGGGCGCTTTCGTCGATTTCCTGACCGTGAACGTCTCTTCGCCCAATACCGAAAGATTGCGCGACCTGCAGGGCGCCGAGGCGCTGACCATGTTGCTGCAAAATGTGCTGGACGCGCGCGATGCCCTGGTCAACCGGCCGGCGGTTTTTGTCAAGATCGCACCGGATCTGGACGACGCCGGGCTGGCCGACATCGCGACCGTGGCGCTGAACCTGCAGCTGGACGGGATCATCGCCACCAACACCACCCTGGCGCGCGAGGGGCTGGTGTCGGCCCAGGCGGGCGAGGCAGGCGGCCTGTCCGGCGCGCCGCTGTTTCGCAAATCGACCCGGGTGCTGGCGCGGCTTTACCGCGAGACCGGCGGGCGCATCCCCCTGATCGGGGTGGGCGGGATCAGCTCGGCCGATGAAGCTTGGCAAAAGTTGCGCGCCGGGGCGTCGGCGGTGCAGATCTATTCCGCGCTGGTCTATCAGGGTTTTTCGCTCGCGGCCCGAATCGCGCAGGATATCGACCAGCGCCTGCAACAGGAACGCATCACGCTGGCAGAACTGACCGGCAGCGGCCACGCTGACTGGGTCTGA
- the cysE gene encoding serine O-acetyltransferase: MNLQKDLIEPLADAGDLSREAVWSRIQREGRVAVRDEPLLGALIHAGLLHHATFEAALAYRFSLKLGSREMSEQILREIADDAFARAPELSAAAQADLLAVYERDPATHRLMQPILFFKGYQALQAYRIGHWLWQQDRKDMAYFVQMRCSEVFGVDIHPAARIGTGVMIDHAHSIVIGETAVVGNDVSMLHSVTLGGTGKEDGDRHPKIGNGVMIGAGAKVLGNIHVGHHSRIAAGSVVLSDVPPCKTVAGVPARIVGDAGCPEPSTSMNQLLGRSELF; encoded by the coding sequence ATGAATCTGCAAAAAGATCTGATCGAGCCTTTGGCCGACGCCGGCGATCTGTCGCGCGAAGCGGTCTGGAGCCGGATTCAGCGCGAAGGTCGCGTGGCCGTCCGGGACGAGCCGTTGCTGGGGGCGCTGATTCACGCCGGCCTGCTGCATCATGCGACGTTCGAGGCGGCGCTGGCCTATCGCTTTTCGCTGAAACTGGGTTCGCGCGAGATGAGCGAGCAGATCCTGCGCGAGATTGCCGATGATGCCTTTGCGCGTGCCCCGGAACTCTCGGCTGCGGCGCAGGCCGATCTGCTGGCGGTTTATGAACGTGATCCGGCAACGCATCGGTTGATGCAGCCCATCCTGTTCTTCAAGGGTTATCAGGCACTGCAAGCCTATCGCATAGGCCATTGGCTGTGGCAGCAGGATCGCAAGGACATGGCCTATTTCGTGCAGATGCGCTGTTCGGAAGTTTTCGGCGTCGATATCCACCCTGCCGCGCGCATCGGCACCGGCGTGATGATCGACCACGCCCATTCCATCGTCATCGGGGAAACTGCGGTGGTCGGCAATGACGTGTCGATGCTGCATTCGGTGACGCTGGGCGGCACCGGCAAGGAGGACGGCGACCGTCACCCCAAGATCGGCAACGGGGTGATGATCGGTGCTGGCGCCAAGGTTCTGGGCAATATCCATGTGGGCCACCATTCGCGTATCGCCGCGGGGTCGGTGGTCCTGAGCGACGTGCCGCCCTGCAAGACCGTGGCCGGGGTGCCGGCGCGCATCGTCGGCGATGCCGGCTGTCCCGAACCCTCGACCAGCATGAACCAGCTTTTGGGGCGCAGCGAACTGTTCTGA
- a CDS encoding DUF2793 domain-containing protein — protein sequence MPDSITANCELPLLMPAQAQKHVTVNEALLRLDGQVDLVLQGLGQNAPPATAVDGQCWAVGANPVNAWQGQQGRVAIAANGGWIFVQPRRGRRAFVIDQGAVAVHDGNGWVAGAVTLGAHGSGMIARQAVEDVTLTAAGQAETEMVIPSGALVIGATARVVQAITGSATSWSLGTPGDSASLTRFGQGLGKAQGSWARGLLSPPMVFWTPTPLRLTATGGQFQAGRVRVVLHWWELRLPD from the coding sequence ATGCCTGACAGCATCACCGCCAATTGCGAGCTGCCGCTGCTGATGCCGGCACAGGCGCAAAAACATGTGACGGTCAACGAAGCGCTGTTGCGTCTCGACGGTCAGGTGGACCTGGTTTTGCAAGGATTGGGGCAGAACGCCCCGCCTGCAACAGCAGTTGATGGGCAGTGCTGGGCGGTCGGGGCAAACCCTGTCAATGCCTGGCAGGGACAGCAGGGACGGGTTGCGATCGCGGCCAATGGCGGCTGGATTTTCGTTCAGCCGCGGCGCGGACGGCGCGCCTTTGTCATCGATCAGGGGGCGGTGGCTGTCCATGACGGCAACGGCTGGGTGGCCGGCGCCGTCACCCTGGGCGCCCATGGCTCGGGCATGATCGCGCGGCAAGCGGTCGAGGATGTCACGCTGACAGCGGCGGGCCAGGCCGAGACCGAAATGGTGATCCCGTCGGGCGCGCTGGTGATCGGGGCGACGGCGCGGGTGGTGCAGGCCATCACCGGCAGCGCGACATCATGGTCGCTGGGCACCCCCGGCGACAGCGCGTCGCTGACCCGGTTCGGCCAGGGGCTGGGCAAGGCGCAGGGGTCCTGGGCACGCGGCCTGCTGTCGCCCCCCATGGTGTTCTGGACACCCACGCCGCTGCGACTGACCGCGACCGGCGGCCAGTTCCAGGCTGGAAGGGTGCGGGTCGTGCTGCATTGGTGGGAATTGCGTCTGCCAGACTGA
- a CDS encoding baseplate multidomain protein megatron — protein MATILLAAAGASLGAGFGGTVLGLSGAVIGRAVGATLGRVIDQRLLGAGSKAVETGRLDRIRIQTAGEGTPIPRLWGQMRVPGHAIWAGPLQEVQRKHGGGKGTSTSVTEISYRLSFALALCEGPILGVGRIWADGEEVSPDDLNLRVYLGDETQLPDPAIAAQEGDEAPAYRGLAYVVMEDLALEKWGNRVPQLSFEVTRAAKAGRGLSRQVQAVAMIPGTGEYSLATSAVSYDLGLGETAIVNRNTALGRTDFEASLRTLGRELPRVGSVSLVVSWFGDDMRVGHCTVRPKVEDAGRDGREMAWRAGGIGRDAATEVARVGGRPIYGGTPADGAVIQALRAIADSGRKAVFYPFILMEQLAGNLRPDPWTGATSQPVMPWRGRITTSVAPGRPGTPFGTAAARAEVDRFFGAAEAGDFVWQGDSLVYQGPDEWSYRRFILHYAHLCARAGGIDSFLIGSEMVGLTQIMAEGRSFPAVEHLRRLAADVRAILGPQVKLSYAADWSEYFGYQPGNGDAYFHLDPLWADDNIDYIGIDNYMPLSDWRDGEDHLDAHWGRIDNPDYLRANVAGGEGYDWYYATEADRQAQVRTPIRDGAHHEHWLWRYKDIRNWWQNPHHNRIGGVRQAQATAWVPRSKPIWFTEMGCAALDKGTNQPNKFLDAMSSESMLPYFSEGRRDDAMQAAYVRAMTEYWSDLRNNPPCAASARMPAGRMVDVSRAHVWCWDARPFPAFPARTDLWSDGPAWQRGHWLNGRAGAVPLEDVVSEICTEAGVRAHDASALSGLVRGYVLNGGESGRAALQALMVTHGFDAVESDGVLRFVMRTGRADINLGADDLAMAEDLSGPEITRMPDADIAGRIRLSHVEAGGDYALRTTEASQPGGAFLSVADSELPMALTRAEGQALAQRWLAESGIARETLRLALPPSRGNLVPGQVLRLSHGQSDSRLWRIDRVERAGAIILDTVRVEPGPYRVTGTSLEDAPIRPFVPPVPMLPVFLDLPLLRGDEEPHAPYLAVTATPWPGAAAVWMSATQQGGYALNTTIARRSIIGVTTSPLAAARPGVWDRGAPLRLRIKGGVLESANQQALLSGANLMAIGDGTPEGWELFQFAEARLVATGEWEIAMRLRGQAGTDAFMPEVWPAGSRVVLLDGAARQVDLSPSARNQIRHWRIGPSARPPGDDSYRAASAAFRGAGLRPLTPCHLRVQDGLVTWIRRTRVQGDDWDGLDVPLGEAGERYSVRLIQNGSVLAQAIVAEPRWTIPPAPWALARAGGPYAVEVAQISETFGPGPYARSEFNA, from the coding sequence ATGGCGACGATTCTGCTGGCTGCGGCCGGTGCATCTTTGGGGGCTGGCTTTGGCGGCACCGTGCTGGGGCTGTCCGGGGCGGTGATCGGGCGGGCGGTCGGGGCGACGCTGGGGCGGGTCATCGATCAGCGCCTGCTGGGCGCGGGGTCCAAGGCGGTGGAAACCGGCCGGCTGGACCGCATCCGCATTCAGACCGCAGGCGAAGGCACCCCTATCCCCCGCTTGTGGGGACAGATGCGCGTGCCCGGTCACGCCATCTGGGCCGGTCCGTTGCAAGAGGTTCAGCGCAAGCATGGTGGCGGCAAGGGCACATCGACCTCGGTCACAGAAATCAGTTATCGACTGAGCTTTGCGCTGGCCCTGTGCGAAGGCCCGATTCTGGGCGTCGGGCGCATCTGGGCCGACGGCGAGGAAGTTTCGCCCGATGATCTGAACCTGCGCGTCTACCTTGGCGACGAAACCCAGTTGCCAGACCCGGCCATCGCTGCCCAGGAAGGCGACGAGGCGCCAGCATATCGCGGTCTGGCCTATGTCGTGATGGAGGACCTGGCGCTGGAGAAATGGGGCAATCGCGTCCCGCAGCTTTCGTTCGAGGTTACCCGCGCGGCCAAGGCTGGGCGTGGCCTGTCGCGTCAGGTGCAGGCGGTGGCGATGATCCCGGGAACGGGCGAATATTCGCTGGCGACCTCGGCCGTCAGCTATGATCTGGGCCTGGGCGAAACCGCGATCGTCAATCGCAACACCGCGCTGGGGCGCACGGATTTCGAGGCCTCGTTGCGGACGTTGGGGCGCGAACTGCCGCGCGTGGGGTCGGTGTCGCTGGTGGTGTCGTGGTTCGGCGATGACATGCGGGTGGGGCATTGCACCGTCCGTCCCAAGGTCGAGGATGCCGGCCGCGACGGGCGCGAAATGGCGTGGCGCGCGGGCGGAATCGGCCGCGATGCCGCGACCGAGGTGGCCCGCGTCGGCGGGCGGCCGATCTATGGCGGCACGCCCGCCGACGGCGCGGTCATTCAGGCGCTGCGGGCGATTGCCGACAGCGGTCGCAAGGCAGTGTTCTATCCCTTTATCCTGATGGAGCAGCTGGCCGGAAACCTGCGGCCCGATCCCTGGACCGGCGCCACCAGTCAGCCGGTGATGCCCTGGCGCGGGCGCATCACCACCAGCGTGGCCCCTGGTCGGCCCGGCACGCCCTTTGGAACCGCCGCCGCGCGGGCCGAGGTCGATCGTTTCTTTGGTGCGGCCGAGGCCGGCGACTTCGTCTGGCAGGGGGACAGTCTGGTCTATCAGGGCCCAGACGAATGGTCGTATCGTCGCTTCATCCTGCATTATGCGCACCTGTGCGCACGCGCCGGTGGCATCGACAGTTTTCTGATCGGTTCGGAAATGGTCGGCCTGACCCAGATCATGGCCGAAGGTCGCAGCTTTCCTGCCGTGGAACATCTTCGGCGGCTGGCGGCGGATGTGCGTGCCATTCTGGGGCCACAGGTCAAGCTGAGCTATGCCGCCGACTGGTCGGAGTATTTCGGCTATCAGCCGGGCAATGGCGATGCCTATTTCCATCTGGACCCGCTGTGGGCCGATGACAACATCGACTATATCGGCATCGACAACTACATGCCGCTGTCGGACTGGCGCGATGGCGAAGATCATCTGGACGCGCATTGGGGCCGCATCGACAACCCGGATTATCTGCGTGCCAATGTCGCCGGGGGCGAAGGCTACGACTGGTATTATGCGACCGAGGCCGACCGTCAGGCCCAGGTCCGGACCCCGATCCGTGACGGCGCCCATCACGAACATTGGTTGTGGCGTTACAAGGACATTCGGAACTGGTGGCAGAACCCGCATCACAACCGCATCGGCGGCGTGCGGCAGGCGCAAGCGACGGCCTGGGTGCCGCGCTCGAAGCCCATATGGTTTACCGAGATGGGATGCGCGGCGCTGGACAAGGGCACGAACCAACCCAACAAGTTCTTGGACGCGATGAGTTCGGAATCGATGCTGCCCTACTTCTCCGAGGGCCGGCGGGACGATGCGATGCAGGCTGCCTATGTGCGGGCGATGACCGAATACTGGTCGGACCTGCGCAACAATCCCCCCTGCGCGGCCAGCGCGCGCATGCCTGCCGGGCGCATGGTCGACGTATCCCGCGCCCATGTCTGGTGCTGGGACGCGCGGCCGTTCCCGGCGTTTCCTGCGCGCACCGATCTGTGGTCGGACGGTCCGGCCTGGCAACGCGGCCACTGGCTTAACGGGCGTGCGGGCGCCGTGCCGCTGGAGGACGTGGTATCGGAAATCTGCACCGAGGCCGGGGTGCGCGCCCATGATGCCAGCGCGCTGTCGGGCTTGGTTCGGGGTTACGTGCTGAACGGCGGCGAATCCGGCCGCGCGGCCTTGCAGGCGCTAATGGTGACGCATGGGTTTGATGCGGTCGAAAGCGATGGCGTCCTGCGGTTCGTCATGCGCACAGGTCGGGCAGACATCAACCTGGGTGCCGATGATCTGGCCATGGCCGAAGACCTGTCGGGCCCCGAGATCACGCGCATGCCCGATGCCGACATCGCTGGTCGCATCCGGCTGAGTCATGTCGAGGCGGGTGGCGATTATGCGCTGCGCACCACCGAGGCCAGCCAGCCTGGAGGCGCATTTCTCTCTGTTGCGGATAGCGAGCTGCCCATGGCGCTGACGCGTGCCGAAGGTCAGGCGCTGGCTCAGCGGTGGCTCGCCGAAAGCGGCATTGCCCGTGAAACTTTACGCCTGGCCTTGCCGCCGTCGCGGGGCAATCTGGTCCCTGGGCAGGTGCTGCGGCTATCACACGGGCAAAGCGACAGCCGGCTGTGGCGGATCGACCGGGTCGAGCGCGCAGGGGCGATCATCCTCGATACGGTTCGGGTCGAACCCGGCCCCTATCGTGTGACCGGGACGAGCCTCGAGGATGCCCCGATCCGGCCATTCGTGCCGCCGGTGCCGATGCTGCCGGTGTTTCTGGACCTGCCGTTGCTGCGCGGGGACGAAGAGCCCCACGCGCCCTATCTGGCGGTGACGGCGACGCCATGGCCGGGAGCGGCTGCAGTATGGATGTCGGCAACCCAGCAGGGTGGCTATGCGCTGAATACCACCATCGCGCGCCGTTCTATCATCGGGGTGACCACCAGTCCGCTGGCCGCCGCGAGGCCCGGTGTCTGGGATCGCGGCGCACCGCTGCGGCTGCGCATCAAGGGGGGCGTTCTGGAATCGGCCAACCAGCAGGCGCTGTTGTCCGGCGCAAATCTGATGGCCATCGGCGATGGCACCCCCGAAGGCTGGGAACTGTTCCAGTTTGCCGAAGCACGGCTTGTGGCAACCGGCGAATGGGAAATCGCCATGCGTCTGCGCGGTCAGGCCGGCACCGATGCCTTCATGCCCGAGGTCTGGCCTGCGGGCAGTCGCGTCGTGCTGCTGGACGGTGCTGCGCGCCAGGTCGATCTGTCGCCTTCGGCGCGCAATCAGATCCGGCACTGGCGCATTGGGCCCTCAGCGCGTCCACCCGGCGATGACAGTTATCGCGCCGCGTCGGCTGCGTTTCGGGGTGCGGGGCTGCGGCCGTTGACGCCATGCCACCTGCGCGTTCAGGACGGCCTGGTCACCTGGATCCGTCGCACCCGCGTTCAGGGCGACGATTGGGACGGGCTGGACGTGCCATTGGGCGAGGCTGGCGAACGCTATAGCGTGCGCCTGATCCAGAACGGCTCGGTGCTGGCTCAGGCCATCGTGGCCGAGCCGCGCTGGACGATCCCGCCTGCGCCCTGGGCGCTGGCGCGGGCGGGCGGCCCCTATGCCGTCGAGGTCGCTCAAATTTCCGAAACCTTCGGGCCTGGTCCCTATGCAAGGAGTGAGTTCAATGCCTGA
- a CDS encoding NlpC/P60 family protein, producing the protein MTARVVELARGWIGTPYVHQASTRGAGTDCLGLVRGVWRELCGPEPQGLPPYTADWGEQGDEELLLRGAARFLVPAEGEAPGDVLVFRMRTGAIAKHMGILAQTGSRASFVHAYDRHGVVESPLSDPWRARIAGRFRFPSV; encoded by the coding sequence ATGACGGCGCGCGTGGTCGAACTGGCGCGCGGCTGGATCGGAACACCCTATGTGCACCAGGCCTCGACGCGCGGTGCAGGCACGGATTGTCTGGGCCTGGTGCGCGGGGTGTGGCGGGAACTGTGCGGGCCGGAACCGCAGGGCCTGCCGCCCTATACCGCCGATTGGGGCGAACAGGGCGACGAGGAGCTGCTGTTGCGCGGCGCCGCGCGCTTTCTGGTGCCTGCGGAAGGTGAGGCGCCGGGCGATGTGCTGGTGTTCCGCATGCGCACCGGCGCAATCGCCAAGCATATGGGAATTCTGGCGCAAACCGGCAGCCGGGCCAGCTTTGTCCATGCCTATGACCGGCATGGGGTGGTGGAAAGCCCGCTGTCGGATCCCTGGCGCGCCCGCATCGCCGGGCGCTTTCGATTCCCGTCAGTGTAG
- a CDS encoding DUF2163 domain-containing protein, with amino-acid sequence MSEHLARAWAIARQDGMVLGFTDHDQVLNFEGITFRPESGLTARAVVQGLGLSVDNSEAIGALSDAAITETDLLAGRWDGADVRLWEVDWTRPAQRRLVFRGQLGEITHSNGAFRAELRGLSEPLNRAQGRVYHSRCSAALGDGQCGFDTGREGYSAHGVIQQLTQDQTLVLASVPGHDAGWFKDGQITILSGAAAGLKAMVRSDEPLPGGRRRLVLWAGLGVAPAAGDRVRLIAGCDKRAQTCRMKFQNYLNFRGFPHLPPEDWLMAPQVNR; translated from the coding sequence ATGAGCGAGCATCTCGCAAGGGCATGGGCCATCGCGCGTCAGGACGGAATGGTGCTGGGCTTTACCGACCACGACCAGGTGCTGAATTTTGAAGGCATCACCTTTCGGCCTGAAAGCGGGTTGACGGCGAGGGCTGTGGTGCAGGGGTTGGGTCTGTCGGTGGACAACAGCGAGGCGATTGGCGCGCTGTCGGATGCCGCGATTACCGAAACCGATCTGCTGGCCGGTCGCTGGGATGGCGCCGATGTCCGGCTGTGGGAGGTGGACTGGACACGCCCGGCCCAGCGGCGCCTGGTCTTTCGTGGCCAGTTGGGTGAAATCACCCACAGCAACGGCGCATTTCGCGCCGAACTGCGCGGCCTGTCCGAACCGCTGAACCGTGCGCAGGGCAGGGTGTATCACAGCCGCTGCTCGGCGGCGCTGGGCGACGGCCAATGCGGCTTCGACACCGGGCGAGAGGGTTATTCGGCCCACGGCGTGATCCAGCAATTGACACAGGATCAGACACTGGTACTGGCCTCGGTCCCGGGACATGACGCCGGCTGGTTCAAGGACGGGCAGATCACGATCCTGTCCGGTGCTGCGGCCGGGTTGAAGGCGATGGTCCGGTCGGACGAACCCTTGCCCGGGGGTAGGCGCCGGCTGGTACTGTGGGCGGGTCTGGGTGTTGCGCCCGCCGCTGGTGATCGGGTGCGTTTGATCGCGGGTTGCGACAAGCGGGCGCAAACCTGTCGGATGAAGTTTCAGAATTACCTGAACTTTCGTGGTTTTCCGCACTTGCCGCCCGAAGATTGGCTAATGGCGCCGCAGGTGAACCGATGA
- a CDS encoding DUF2460 domain-containing protein, producing MGFHEIRFPANLSFGCVGGPERRTEIVALMNGHEERSTPWAHSRRRYDAGLGLRSLDDVAVLIAFFEARAGQLHGFRWKDWADFKSSTPSANPTFQDQVLGTGDGVRKQFALRKAYASGPARYWRPVKKPVQGTVLAGVGNVELRDGLDFQVDTATGIITFAAPPEPGGVVTAGFEFDVPVRFDTDRIAVSVASFQAGDLPQIPVIEVRA from the coding sequence ATGGGCTTTCACGAAATCAGGTTTCCGGCGAACCTGTCCTTTGGCTGCGTCGGCGGCCCCGAACGGCGCACCGAGATCGTTGCGCTGATGAACGGGCACGAAGAGCGCAGCACCCCCTGGGCCCATTCCCGGCGCCGCTATGATGCCGGTCTGGGGCTGCGGTCGCTGGATGACGTGGCGGTGCTGATCGCCTTTTTCGAGGCCCGCGCAGGCCAGTTGCACGGTTTCCGCTGGAAGGATTGGGCAGACTTCAAATCGTCCACCCCCAGCGCGAACCCGACGTTCCAGGACCAGGTGCTTGGCACGGGCGACGGTGTGCGCAAGCAGTTCGCGTTGCGCAAGGCCTATGCCTCGGGGCCTGCGCGCTACTGGCGGCCGGTGAAAAAACCCGTGCAGGGCACGGTTCTGGCAGGGGTCGGCAATGTCGAACTGCGCGACGGGCTGGATTTCCAGGTTGATACTGCGACGGGCATCATCACCTTTGCCGCGCCGCCCGAGCCTGGTGGCGTCGTCACGGCCGGATTCGAGTTCGACGTCCCGGTGCGGTTCGACACCGACCGCATCGCCGTTTCGGTGGCCTCCTTCCAGGCCGGCGATCTGCCCCAGATTCCGGTGATCGAGGTGCGGGCATGA